The nucleotide window TACATAAAATACAAAGATGATTCCAGTGAATAATAAGAAATAAATTAATGTCAATTGTACAGGATATTGCACTGcataaaaagaagagaaaaggacaCATTAGAATCTATTCTGCAAGTTTCTTAATTTCTCTTACAGGCTCCTATTATAGCATAGGCTttttggtttcaaaccatcaccaTTGCACATCAAAGAGTCACAAAAGTTACAAAGGAATAGGTAACATATATTCATGTGCACTTGTGATTAAAGAGAACAAATCAACCACTTTTCTGCTTTCATCATCAAGTTGTTATTCGTTATCAAATCTACTTCTTGTACAAAGCACTTATCAGTCATCAAATGTTGAATACAACAAAAACGAAATTTCTAAAATTGAATAAAATGATACATTATTGAACTATATCTACACATGTCAAACACGGTAAATAGATTTCAAAAAGctgaatacacacacacacacacacaaatatatatatatatatatatatatatatataacatttatCTCCTAATACCCTAGATCCATCCCAATTTGAATCACTTTACCTAGAATTCTCTACTCAGGGAGTTCCACTCTTAGTCCCAACCTAGTTGGCCTCCATCGCACTAGCAGGCCATTTGGCATCATCTAATTATGTaataatcatattcagtgattttTGAAGTTTTAGGTTTAAAGATCACAAACTAACAAAACAAACGAGAAAAGAATGCTGGTACATAGAAGATGACAAGTAGAGAAACAGATATAACTGGGAGGAAGATAAGACCATAAATATGCACCATGCTCCAATAGCCTAAATAGAACTTAAGCACAGCAGAGGTAACTGACAAGAAACATAGCTTTCGTAGAAATACATGGAAGCCAGAAGCATACCTTCGCTGAAAGCCAAATTTCTCATATCCACGTGAAAACGCTTCCAGACCACCTTCATACTGATCAATCATCTCACGCATTTTCTTGTACTGATTATATCTGCAATCAAATATTAGAATATACCCCTGTCTAAACATAAGTTCTTGATACAACAGCAACATAAATAGgccagaagaaaaaggaagaaataaaGTTCTACCACGAAGACATGTAAAAAGGTCTTGCAAAGAAAGAACACCATCGACCACATTTTAGCTGGAAAATTTTGAAAGCAGTCTAAGAGTGACACATTGATCATATCCATCATTCAATATATGTAGCTTATCAAGCTTTAAGCTATCCAGAATATTTACCACCACTTGTAAATTCAATTCACAATTTATTTAGGCTCTCATTTTGCAGAATACACCCCTGTCTAGATTTAAGTTCTTGATGCAACAGCAACATAAATAggcaagaagaaaaaggaagaaataaaATTCTACCACGAAGACATGTAAAAAGGTCTTGCAAAGAAAGAACATCATCAAGCACATTTTAGCTGGAAAATTTTGAAAGCAGTCTAAGAGTGACATGTCAATcatatacatcattcaacatatgTAACATATCAAGATTAAGCTATCCAAAAGAACTTGTAAATTCGATTCACAATTTATTTAGGCCCATTTTGCAGAATACCCTAATTATGTTTCTTTTTTCACAAGGATTTAGGACAAAGAAATGATTCTACAAATGTCCAACAGCAGCTATTCTCTAAGTCTAAGACTGTTTTTCAGGATAAAAGGATGTATCTTCTCATAAATTATACAATGCAGTTGATTTTCTAAAAGTTGTTCCTTAGAGTCATATAAGGAGCTAAAACTTGGGGAAAAAAAAGTGTTTAGCATGTCAACTATACTCATTGAAAATAAATCTCACTTATACGACAAGAAGTGAGATAGGGAAGCCTACCGGTAATCAAGATGTACTCTGTAACCCTTTAAAGATGGGTCAATTTCGTAAATTCTTTGTCCAGTACCAGGTGGAGGAACAAATCTTGGTTTTTCCTCAACATCCTCGACTTCTTCTTTGGCTTGAGAAGAAACTGAGCTTTTGTCACCTTGATTCATACTTTCTTCACCAATGAGTTCAGAGGAGATGGATGTCTGCCCTGCTTCAAGCTCAATGTTGTCCTCAATCTTCACACCACTTGTTTCTTGCAATACCTGCAAAGGACTTATAGACCACATTAATAATCACATATGTTTCCACGCTGCTTAGGCAATTTATGCAATCAAAGGAAAAACCTGTCCCAGACaaatagatattaaaaaaaacaagttaaattcagtTGGTCACATTTCAGCCTACAAGTAAATGAGGTACCATAAAAATGGCACCAATTAAAAATACTGAAAACCACAGAAAAAATATGACACGTTAAGAGCTTAGCAAAAGAATTTTTTGTGTGAAAAAAGCTTCATGTTGTCAGCACAGATTAATTTTGTGACCACAACAGACAGAAATAGCAGTACCAGCTGAAGGTCGAAGGTAAGCATATTCTGTGATTACCTGCAGATTACTTGATGCAGCTTCCTTGTTTGAATTCAGGGTGGTGGAGGATGACAGATCATCACTTTCAGTACCTGGAACTAGCAACTTTCCAGTTGCAGAAGCAACTGTAGATGCAGGGCCAGTATCATAAGAAATTTTAGCAATTACTTTCCCTTGAGAAAGACCACTGATAAGCATCAACAAGAAGGAAACTAACTAGTGCAGGAAACAAAATTCAGCAATTATTTTCCCTTGAGAAGACCACTGATAAACAttaacaaaaatgaaaataaccAGCGCAGGCAACAAAGGCTGAAATAAGAAAAATCGATGATTCAACAAAATAGATTTTGTCTGGATAAGAAAGATGGATCAAATCAATAACAGACTATGTGACATTCTATGTAAGAATTAGCAAAATCATATAATTTAATTTGAGACTAAAGATTTACAAGAATATAGCTAAAACTGTAGCGTAGCTGCAGTCACACATAGCTATACAATTTCTCAAAGCATGTAAACAAGAAGCAATCTAAAGCTAACTTTATTATTCTTATGATATTAAAACGGTTctcttcatcacattttgtgtcaTTAATCATTTATGAATTTCAACTAAATTTTACAAGCAATAGCCCAAAGAAATCCATACAATGGACTCCAACAAATGAAAACTCTTCAAGACTTCAACATATTATTAATAAATCCCATACGAGGAAGTCATATTCATTTGAAATTTGACACTACACATACATCCAACTGTAACCAATTGGACAACCATATCACAGATGGTCTTATCTTAATTTTCAGCTAAATTGGCTACCATCAATAGCCAGAGCAGATGTGGGAGCATTAACATTCCCCTCCTCCAATGCTGGACAGAGGAAGAGGGACAGACAGTACTGTCGAACTTCTGATTCTCATATTGAGGCGTTAGGCCAGAAATGGTAATGCAAAATGGAGCTTTAATATTCTTTTAAATTTCTGTACCACATAATTCCATGCAACCCTCACAGTTAACATAAATGACTCAGTCTGATGGTTTGATTTTGGAAGCCATAGCCCATCTAGAAACTGGTATAATTCACTGCAAACGTCTTCTTCTACCGACCCTTCCATCATACAATAAATTGAATTTTTGAAACTCTTTTTCCATAATTTGTGCTTTAGCATCACTATTTCTTCAACCTTTTTCTAGACCATTGTAATAGTTTATGTGCTTCCATCCTCGAGTATCTTTCCACCCAAAATAATCCAAATACACGACATTTACAAAGTTGTAGCCACGCTTACAATTAATATTCCGTCAGTCCTGCAGTGCGCCAATCTATCTTGTCCATTGATAATACAGCATGCTTTCCTACAGCTCAGATACTGTAAAGCAGACATGTCATTTCCCAGTAACTTCTTGCTAGTATGTGTAGAAGCAAAAGAACT belongs to Musa acuminata AAA Group cultivar baxijiao chromosome BXJ3-5, Cavendish_Baxijiao_AAA, whole genome shotgun sequence and includes:
- the LOC135638188 gene encoding 1,4-alpha-glucan-branching enzyme 1, chloroplastic/amyloplastic-like isoform X1; translated protein: MAFVLTGIRFPSARALGLSTRSGFPSQRTCGANLSPVSKKQIKVRFPVASATGKLLVPGTESDDLSSSTTLNSNKEAASSNLQVLQETSGVKIEDNIELEAGQTSISSELIGEESMNQGDKSSVSSQAKEEVEDVEEKPRFVPPPGTGQRIYEIDPSLKGYRVHLDYRYNQYKKMREMIDQYEGGLEAFSRGYEKFGFQRSASGITYREWAPGAKWATLIGDFNNWNPNANVMTRNEYGAWEVFLPNNADGSPPIQHGSRVKGWCWIKLS
- the LOC135638188 gene encoding 1,4-alpha-glucan-branching enzyme 1, chloroplastic/amyloplastic-like isoform X5, with amino-acid sequence MAFVLTGIRFPSARALGLSTRSGFPSQRTCGANLSPVSKKQIKVRFPVASATGKLLVPGTESDDLSSSTTLNSNKEAASSNLQVLQETSGVKIEDNIELEAGQTSISSELIGEESMNQGDKSSVSSQAKEEVEDVEEKPRFVPPPGTGQRIYEIDPSLKGYRVHLDYRYNQYKKMREMIDQYEGGLEAFSRGYEKFGFQRSASGITYREWAPGAKWATLIGDFNNWNPNANVMTRVVYHGCNLPVTNRACSAI
- the LOC135638188 gene encoding 1,4-alpha-glucan-branching enzyme 1, chloroplastic/amyloplastic-like isoform X2, with translation MAFVLTGIRFPSARALGLSTRSGFPSQRTCGANLSPVSKKQIKVRFPVASATGKLLVPGTESDDLSSSTTLNSNKEAASSNLQVLQETSGVKIEDNIELEAGQTSISSELIGEESMNQGDKSSVSSQAKEEVEDVEEKPRFVPPPGTGQRIYEIDPSLKGYRVHLDYRYNQYKKMREMIDQYEGGLEAFSRGYEKFGFQRSASGITYREWAPGAKWATLIGDFNNWNPNANVMTRNEYGAWEVFLPNNADGSPPIQHGSRVKCFS
- the LOC135638188 gene encoding 1,4-alpha-glucan-branching enzyme 1, chloroplastic/amyloplastic-like isoform X4, which translates into the protein MAFVLTGIRFPSARALGLSTRSGFPSQRTCGANLSPVSKKQIKVRFPVASATGKLLVPGTESDDLSSSTTLNSNKEAASSNLQVLQETSGVKIEDNIELEAGQTSISSELIGEESMNQGDKSSVSSQAKEEVEDVEEKPRFVPPPGTGQRIYEIDPSLKGYRVHLDYRYNQYKKMREMIDQYEGGLEAFSRGYEKFGFQRSASGITYREWAPGAKWATLIGDFNNWNPNANVMTRNEYGAWEVFLPNNADGSPPIQHGSRVK
- the LOC135638188 gene encoding 1,4-alpha-glucan-branching enzyme 1, chloroplastic/amyloplastic-like isoform X6, with amino-acid sequence MAFVLTGIRFPSARALGLSTRSGFPSQRTCGANLSPVSKKQIKVRFPVASATGKLLVPGTESDDLSSSTTLNSNKEAASSNLQVLQETSGVKIEDNIELEAGQTSISSELIGEESMNQGDKSSVSSQAKEEVEDVEEKPRFVPPPGTGQRIYEIDPSLKGYRVHLDYRYNQYKKMREMIDQYEGGLEAFSRGYEKFGFQRSASGITYREWAPGAKPLSSNLEGGTPIEFQGGRSPKEINTKFRICKGSNI
- the LOC135638188 gene encoding 1,4-alpha-glucan-branching enzyme 1, chloroplastic/amyloplastic-like isoform X7, with the protein product MAFVLTGIRFPSARALGLSTRSGFPSQRTCGANLSPVSKKQIKVRFPVASATGKLLVPGTESDDLSSSTTLNSNKEAASSNLQVLQETSGVKIEDNIELEAGQTSISSELIGEESMNQGDKSSVSSQAKEEVEDVEEKPRFVPPPGTGQRIYEIDPSLKGYRVHLDYRYNQYKKMREMIDQYEGGLEAFSRGYEKFGFQRSASGITYREWAPGAKHLSKINAWFWSSVGDTHRRL